One part of the Corynebacterium sp. CNCTC7651 genome encodes these proteins:
- a CDS encoding ATP-dependent DNA helicase, with amino-acid sequence MAADQPLAQTTEDLLAAAVEAIGGVPRPGQVAMARAVTHAFESERHLAVQAGTGTGKSLAYLVPAMLHAQTAGNTVVVSTATLALQRQLVERDLPRLADALEPLMERRPTFAILKGRNNYLCLHKLSVDDEVPEALIEEDDLSWMGRHIKRVAEWAQETETGDRDDLAPGVPDEVWSHVSTSSRECLGATRCPHGAECFAELARERAHKVDVVVTNHALLAIDALSDVDVLPPHDAVIVDEAHELDGRVTSVATNGISKRSLTMAARRAEKLGAKKGTLEDVIDDFTAVLDLEPPGRWERISEPARGAFAGLRDALWTTRTAIADAPEGEADNDPETFAERTNLRNHLGDLHDAIVRILDVFDEDDPSKHSDVVWLERSDRWGDSVAVAPLSVAHLLHETLFDDTTVVLTSATLAVGGNFNAMAANWGLPAGTWDSLDAGTPFNPRKSGILYTAAHLPTPGREGLADATLDEIAELITAAGGRTLGLFSSRRAAQQAAEAMRERLPFDIYLQGEDTTGALVDRFAKNENSCLFGTLTLWQGVDVPGSACSLVIIDRIPFPRPDDPLPQARAKAADAAGRSGFMEVSAAHAALLLAQGTGRLLRSPTDRGVIAVLDNRLTTKRYGAYLRKSLLDFWQTTDKEKVLGALRRLVSGETR; translated from the coding sequence GTGGCCGCCGACCAGCCGCTCGCGCAAACGACCGAGGACCTGCTCGCCGCAGCCGTAGAGGCGATCGGTGGTGTGCCGCGGCCCGGGCAGGTGGCGATGGCGCGCGCCGTGACGCACGCGTTCGAGTCGGAGCGGCACCTCGCCGTGCAGGCCGGAACCGGCACCGGCAAATCGCTGGCGTACCTCGTGCCCGCGATGCTGCACGCGCAAACCGCCGGCAACACGGTGGTGGTCTCCACCGCCACGCTCGCGCTGCAGCGGCAGCTGGTTGAGCGCGACCTGCCGCGGCTCGCGGACGCGCTCGAGCCGCTGATGGAGCGCCGCCCGACGTTCGCCATTCTTAAGGGCCGCAACAACTACCTCTGCCTGCACAAACTTAGCGTTGACGACGAGGTGCCGGAGGCGCTCATCGAGGAGGACGACCTCTCCTGGATGGGCCGCCACATCAAGCGCGTAGCCGAGTGGGCGCAGGAGACCGAAACGGGCGACCGCGACGACCTCGCCCCCGGCGTGCCGGACGAGGTGTGGTCCCACGTGTCCACATCCTCGCGCGAGTGCCTCGGCGCCACGCGCTGCCCGCACGGGGCGGAGTGCTTCGCTGAGCTCGCGCGCGAGCGCGCACACAAAGTGGACGTGGTGGTGACCAACCACGCGCTGTTGGCCATCGACGCGCTTTCGGATGTGGACGTGCTGCCCCCGCACGACGCGGTTATCGTCGACGAGGCGCACGAGCTCGACGGGCGCGTCACGTCCGTAGCCACCAACGGCATTTCCAAACGCTCGCTGACCATGGCGGCGCGCCGCGCGGAAAAGCTCGGTGCCAAGAAAGGCACGCTCGAGGACGTCATCGACGACTTCACCGCTGTGCTCGACCTCGAACCGCCCGGGCGCTGGGAGCGCATCTCCGAGCCCGCGCGCGGTGCGTTCGCCGGGTTGCGCGATGCGCTGTGGACCACGCGCACGGCGATTGCCGACGCTCCCGAGGGCGAAGCCGACAACGACCCCGAAACCTTCGCCGAGCGCACCAATTTGCGCAACCACCTCGGTGACTTGCACGACGCCATCGTGCGCATCCTCGACGTTTTCGACGAGGACGACCCCTCCAAGCACTCCGACGTCGTGTGGCTGGAGCGCTCCGACCGTTGGGGCGACTCGGTCGCAGTCGCGCCGTTGTCAGTGGCGCACCTCCTGCACGAGACGCTTTTCGACGACACCACCGTCGTCCTCACCTCCGCCACTCTTGCCGTCGGCGGTAACTTCAACGCGATGGCCGCGAATTGGGGCCTGCCCGCCGGAACATGGGATTCGCTGGACGCTGGCACGCCGTTCAACCCGCGCAAGAGCGGCATTCTCTACACCGCCGCGCACCTACCGACGCCGGGGCGCGAGGGCCTCGCCGATGCCACGCTGGACGAGATCGCGGAGCTCATCACCGCCGCCGGCGGACGGACGCTGGGACTCTTTTCCTCGCGCCGTGCAGCCCAGCAAGCCGCGGAGGCGATGCGCGAGCGCCTGCCCTTCGACATCTATCTCCAAGGCGAGGACACCACCGGCGCGCTTGTGGACCGGTTTGCCAAGAACGAGAACTCCTGCCTCTTCGGCACGCTCACGCTGTGGCAGGGCGTCGACGTACCGGGCAGCGCGTGCTCGCTAGTGATCATCGACCGCATTCCCTTCCCCCGCCCCGACGACCCGTTGCCGCAGGCGCGCGCAAAGGCCGCCGATGCCGCCGGCCGCTCCGGGTTCATGGAGGTCTCCGCCGCGCACGCCGCGCTCCTCCTCGCGCAGGGCACGGGTCGCCTCCTGCGCTCCCCCACCGACCGCGGGGTCATTGCCGTGCTGGACAATCGCTTGACGACGAAACGTTACGGCGCCTACCTCCGCAAATCCCTCCTCGATTTCTGGCAGACCACCGACAAGGAGAAGGTGCTGGGGGCGTTGCGACGCCTAGTTTCCGGCGAGACCCGCTAA
- the ctaD gene encoding cytochrome c oxidase subunit I produces MTAVAPRLDNYVPPTRPEPTGTARRGSKIYKQITTTDHKELGIMYIIMSFIWFFVGGLMALLIRAELFSPGLQFLSNEQFNQLFTMHGTVMLLAFGTPIVWGFANYVLPLQIGAPDVAFPRLNAFGFWITTVGVIAMLAGFITPGGAADFGWTMYMPLADATHTPSVSANLWIVGVGATGVGTVASAINMLTTVLTMRAPGMTMFRLPVFTWTVFVTSIIALMIFPLLLAAALGVLYDRLLGAHIYDTANGGAILWQHLFWFFGHPEVYVLALPFFGIISEIIPVFSRKPIFGYIGLVFATLAIAGLSMAVWAHHMFATGAILLPFFSFMTFLIAVPTGVKFFNWVGTMWNGRITFDSPMMWVMGFLFTFLFGGLTGIMLAAPPLDFHLHDSYFVVAHFHYTLFGTVVFSAIAGVHFWFPKMTGRMLDERLAKISFWLVFIGFNMTFLIQHWLGNMGMPRRYADYLDSDGFTLLNQVSTVGAFILGIGMLPFIWNVFKSWRYGEIVTVDDPWGYGNSLEWATSCPPPRHNFTSLPRIRSERPAFELHYPHMVETLRREAHTGHSSDTPATWKGSTHEFDNVDGPAATTAK; encoded by the coding sequence ATGACCGCTGTGGCGCCTAGGCTGGACAATTACGTCCCGCCGACACGTCCGGAGCCGACGGGAACTGCCCGTCGCGGCTCCAAGATCTACAAGCAGATCACTACGACCGACCACAAAGAGCTGGGCATCATGTACATCATCATGTCCTTCATCTGGTTCTTTGTCGGCGGTTTGATGGCGCTGCTCATCCGTGCTGAGCTCTTCAGCCCGGGCCTGCAGTTCCTCTCCAACGAGCAGTTCAACCAGCTGTTCACCATGCACGGCACCGTGATGCTGCTGGCATTCGGCACTCCGATTGTGTGGGGCTTCGCCAACTACGTCCTGCCGCTGCAGATCGGCGCGCCGGATGTGGCGTTCCCGCGTCTGAACGCGTTCGGTTTCTGGATTACCACCGTCGGCGTTATTGCCATGCTCGCGGGCTTCATCACCCCGGGTGGCGCGGCTGACTTCGGCTGGACCATGTACATGCCGCTGGCTGACGCGACCCACACCCCGTCCGTGTCCGCGAACCTGTGGATCGTCGGCGTGGGCGCGACCGGTGTCGGCACCGTGGCTTCCGCCATCAACATGCTCACCACCGTGCTGACCATGCGCGCACCGGGCATGACCATGTTCCGCCTCCCGGTGTTCACCTGGACCGTCTTCGTCACCTCCATCATCGCGCTGATGATCTTCCCGCTGCTGCTTGCTGCGGCTCTCGGCGTGCTGTACGACCGCCTGCTCGGTGCCCACATCTACGACACCGCTAACGGCGGCGCGATCCTGTGGCAGCACCTGTTCTGGTTCTTCGGCCACCCTGAGGTGTACGTCCTGGCCCTGCCGTTCTTCGGCATCATCTCCGAGATCATCCCGGTGTTCTCCCGCAAGCCGATCTTCGGCTACATCGGCCTGGTCTTCGCAACCCTGGCTATCGCCGGCCTGTCCATGGCCGTGTGGGCGCACCACATGTTCGCCACCGGCGCCATCCTGCTGCCGTTCTTCTCCTTCATGACCTTCCTGATCGCGGTCCCGACCGGCGTGAAGTTCTTCAACTGGGTCGGCACCATGTGGAACGGCCGCATCACCTTCGACAGCCCGATGATGTGGGTCATGGGCTTCCTGTTCACCTTCCTCTTCGGTGGCCTGACCGGCATCATGCTGGCTGCTCCGCCGCTGGACTTCCACCTGCACGACTCCTACTTCGTGGTCGCGCACTTCCACTACACCCTGTTCGGCACCGTGGTGTTCTCCGCCATCGCCGGCGTCCACTTCTGGTTCCCGAAGATGACCGGCCGCATGCTGGACGAGCGCCTGGCCAAGATCTCCTTCTGGCTGGTGTTCATCGGCTTCAACATGACCTTCCTGATTCAGCACTGGCTGGGCAACATGGGTATGCCGCGCCGCTACGCCGACTACCTGGACTCCGACGGGTTCACTCTGCTGAACCAGGTGTCCACGGTAGGCGCCTTCATCCTGGGTATCGGCATGCTGCCGTTCATCTGGAACGTGTTCAAGTCCTGGCGCTACGGCGAGATCGTCACCGTGGACGATCCGTGGGGCTACGGCAACTCCCTCGAGTGGGCAACCTCCTGCCCGCCGCCGCGCCACAACTTCACCTCCCTGCCGCGTATCCGCTCTGAGCGCCCGGCGTTCGAGCTGCACTACCCGCACATGGTGGAGACCCTGCGCCGCGAGGCACACACCGGCCACTCCTCCGATACTCCGGCAACCTGGAAGGGTTCCACCCACGAGTTCGACAATGTGGACGGCCCCGCCGCCACCACTGCGAAGTAA
- the clpS gene encoding ATP-dependent Clp protease adapter ClpS, whose protein sequence is MASPELDEAIEVDVATAENLPWMCIVWDDPVNLMSYVSYVFQTVLGYDRKRANELMMQVHTEGKAVVSSGEKDKVEGDVKKLHTAGLWATMQQAG, encoded by the coding sequence ATGGCGTCGCCCGAGTTGGACGAGGCGATTGAGGTCGACGTTGCCACGGCCGAGAACCTGCCTTGGATGTGCATTGTGTGGGATGACCCGGTCAACCTCATGAGTTACGTCAGCTACGTCTTCCAAACCGTGCTGGGCTACGACCGCAAGCGCGCGAACGAGCTGATGATGCAGGTGCACACCGAAGGCAAGGCCGTCGTGTCCTCCGGCGAGAAGGACAAGGTCGAGGGCGACGTGAAGAAGCTGCACACCGCCGGCCTGTGGGCCACGATGCAGCAGGCGGGGTAG
- a CDS encoding peptidyl-tRNA hydrolase: protein MTDFFAADPCASDPFAAAHALLAELVERDYRARSEDSADPATVQAMQLALNLPKQNPPPRNRVLVEAAQAVVAVCLDERAGTDGFWREHLAGWYSHRIRKVARRARNKAWDDVQALPGVTVGGVRAFVPSAVGEVPPAIAKLQIKGTELIDDSPNPLNDPSTPTILVDASLGMTLGKACAQVGHASMLYAANLDVEVARAWATAGFPLTVREEEDPAEFETAVRSTGAVPVRDAGYTEVAPGSVTVVALPPA, encoded by the coding sequence GTGACGGACTTTTTCGCCGCCGATCCGTGCGCGTCCGATCCGTTCGCGGCCGCGCACGCGCTGCTCGCCGAGCTGGTGGAACGCGATTACCGCGCCCGCAGCGAGGATTCCGCCGACCCAGCCACGGTGCAGGCGATGCAGCTCGCGCTCAACCTGCCGAAGCAGAACCCGCCGCCGCGCAACCGGGTGCTGGTGGAGGCAGCGCAGGCCGTCGTCGCAGTGTGTCTCGACGAGCGCGCCGGCACCGACGGCTTCTGGCGCGAACACCTGGCCGGCTGGTACTCGCACCGCATCCGTAAGGTCGCGCGTCGCGCGCGCAACAAGGCGTGGGACGACGTCCAGGCGCTGCCCGGGGTCACCGTCGGCGGGGTGCGCGCCTTCGTCCCCTCCGCGGTGGGTGAGGTCCCGCCCGCCATTGCCAAGCTGCAGATTAAGGGCACCGAGCTTATCGACGATTCCCCGAACCCTCTCAACGACCCATCCACGCCGACGATTTTGGTCGATGCGTCGCTAGGCATGACCTTGGGCAAGGCGTGTGCGCAGGTCGGGCACGCGTCGATGCTGTATGCGGCGAACCTGGACGTGGAAGTGGCGCGGGCGTGGGCGACGGCGGGGTTCCCGCTCACCGTGCGCGAGGAGGAGGACCCGGCTGAGTTCGAGACGGCGGTGCGGTCGACCGGTGCCGTGCCGGTCCGCGACGCCGGCTACACCGAGGTTGCGCCGGGCTCAGTGACGGTCGTCGCACTACCCCCAGCCTAA
- a CDS encoding FadR/GntR family transcriptional regulator, producing MASPRESSAEPLLASVLDKLGEEIVSGVMPEGHTFTLQELSDRFGISRTVAREAMRALEQLGLVSSSRRVGIRVLPASRWAVFDKAVIGWRLASAEHRPAQIASLDALRTAVEPVAARLAAENAEPEHIQRLKELATRLVELSEDGAGNSDEFLDTDKEFHTLLLVASGNEMFAALAMPIMNVLEGRTRYGIMPDEPELEAMRLHLALVDAIAGGDAEASETTSRNLLKGINEFMDNKRGTGRG from the coding sequence ATGGCATCCCCGCGGGAGTCGTCTGCAGAACCCCTGCTCGCGTCCGTCCTAGACAAGCTCGGCGAGGAGATCGTCTCGGGCGTCATGCCCGAGGGTCACACGTTCACCCTGCAGGAACTGTCGGATCGTTTCGGCATTTCCCGGACTGTCGCGCGTGAAGCGATGCGCGCGCTGGAGCAGCTTGGGCTGGTGTCTTCCTCTCGTCGCGTGGGTATCCGGGTGTTGCCGGCGAGCCGCTGGGCGGTGTTCGACAAGGCCGTCATCGGCTGGCGGCTGGCGAGCGCGGAGCACCGTCCCGCGCAGATCGCCTCCCTTGACGCGCTGCGCACGGCGGTGGAGCCCGTCGCGGCGCGCCTCGCCGCGGAGAACGCGGAGCCCGAGCACATCCAGCGATTGAAAGAGCTGGCCACCCGCCTCGTGGAACTCTCCGAGGACGGGGCCGGCAATTCCGACGAATTCCTGGACACCGACAAAGAGTTCCACACCCTGTTACTGGTGGCCTCGGGCAACGAGATGTTTGCGGCCCTGGCGATGCCGATCATGAACGTCCTCGAAGGCCGCACGCGTTACGGCATCATGCCGGACGAACCCGAGCTCGAAGCGATGCGCCTGCACCTCGCGCTTGTCGACGCTATCGCGGGTGGCGACGCCGAAGCCTCCGAAACCACCTCGCGCAACCTGCTCAAGGGCATCAACGAGTTCATGGACAACAAGCGCGGCACCGGGCGAGGCTAG
- a CDS encoding P1 family peptidase — protein MLDDGWGLRIGHTSLGDTGVTALVADDPAGMVAAVDVRGGGPGTRETDLLEPHNTVERVNAILLCGGSAFGLAAADGAMRELERRGMGFKVFGDALPGGPIVPIVPAAVIFDLAVGDPSHRPGPEDGAAAVVAAFGDGGSGEASSSVGAGCGATAGVLRGGFGTAHVHVGPHTVTAYVVANPVGSVVDPRTGLLYGDPTWPAVDVEAFRALKRPVPRLNTTIGVIATDAPLTKAQLKRLAMTGHDGIARAVVPAHSPLDGDTLFAVSVAERAGGVDDVQLLTTLGAAGAGVVQAAIVDAVVNATSAVTAWRDIAR, from the coding sequence TTGCTTGACGACGGCTGGGGGCTGCGCATCGGCCACACCTCCCTGGGCGATACCGGGGTGACCGCGCTGGTCGCCGACGATCCGGCCGGGATGGTCGCCGCGGTGGATGTACGCGGCGGCGGCCCGGGGACGCGGGAGACTGATCTTTTGGAGCCGCACAACACCGTCGAGCGCGTGAACGCGATTCTTCTCTGCGGCGGTTCCGCGTTCGGGCTGGCTGCGGCAGACGGCGCGATGCGTGAGTTGGAGCGCCGCGGCATGGGGTTCAAGGTGTTCGGCGATGCGTTGCCGGGTGGACCGATCGTGCCGATCGTCCCCGCGGCGGTGATTTTCGACCTCGCAGTGGGCGACCCGTCGCACCGCCCCGGGCCCGAAGACGGGGCGGCAGCCGTGGTGGCGGCGTTTGGGGATGGTGGTTCGGGGGAAGCGTCGTCAAGCGTAGGTGCAGGATGCGGGGCGACGGCGGGCGTGCTGCGCGGCGGTTTTGGCACGGCGCACGTGCATGTGGGGCCGCACACGGTGACGGCGTACGTGGTGGCGAACCCGGTGGGCAGCGTGGTCGATCCGCGCACGGGGCTGCTGTACGGCGATCCGACGTGGCCTGCGGTCGATGTCGAGGCGTTTCGCGCGTTGAAGCGCCCCGTGCCGCGGCTGAATACCACCATCGGCGTGATTGCCACTGACGCGCCGCTGACGAAGGCGCAGCTCAAGCGGCTGGCGATGACGGGCCACGACGGGATCGCGCGCGCCGTTGTACCTGCGCACTCGCCGCTGGACGGGGACACGCTGTTCGCGGTCTCCGTGGCTGAAAGAGCGGGCGGCGTAGATGACGTGCAGCTGCTGACCACGCTCGGTGCGGCCGGTGCCGGTGTGGTGCAGGCCGCGATCGTGGACGCGGTGGTCAACGCGACGAGCGCGGTCACCGCGTGGCGCGACATTGCCCGCTAA
- the nrdF gene encoding class 1b ribonucleoside-diphosphate reductase subunit beta — protein sequence MSDADYQDHIQAHPEPMRAINWNTIPDDKDQEVWDRLTGNFWLPEKIPVSNDIPSWNTLNEAEQLSTMRVFANLTLLDTLQSSVGAISLLPDARTLHEEAVYTNIAFMESVHAKSYSNIFMTLASTPQINDAFRWTEENAEVQRKARIIESYYCGDDPLKRKIASVMLESFLFYSGFYLPLNWSVHSKLTNTADIIRLIIRDEAVHGYYIGYKYQVGLRDESEERREELKEHAFDLLYDLYDNETQYTEDIYDPLGWTEDVKRFLRYNANKALNNLGYEGLFPADETRVSPAILASLAPNADENHDFFSGSGSSYVIGKAEDTQDDDWDF from the coding sequence ATGAGCGACGCGGACTACCAGGATCACATCCAGGCCCACCCCGAGCCGATGCGGGCGATTAACTGGAACACCATCCCGGACGACAAGGACCAGGAAGTCTGGGACCGTCTAACAGGCAATTTCTGGCTTCCGGAGAAGATTCCGGTGTCCAACGACATTCCGAGCTGGAATACCCTTAATGAGGCGGAGCAGCTGTCCACCATGCGGGTGTTTGCCAACCTCACCCTGTTGGACACACTGCAGAGTTCCGTGGGTGCGATTTCGCTGCTGCCGGACGCGCGCACGCTGCACGAGGAGGCGGTGTACACCAACATCGCGTTCATGGAGTCGGTGCACGCGAAGTCCTACTCCAACATCTTCATGACGTTGGCGTCCACCCCGCAGATCAACGACGCATTCCGTTGGACCGAGGAAAACGCCGAGGTGCAGCGCAAGGCGCGCATCATCGAGAGCTACTACTGCGGCGACGATCCGCTGAAGCGCAAGATCGCCTCCGTCATGCTGGAGTCGTTCCTCTTCTACTCCGGTTTTTACTTGCCGCTGAACTGGTCGGTGCACTCGAAACTCACCAACACGGCGGACATCATCCGACTGATCATCCGCGATGAGGCCGTGCACGGGTATTACATCGGCTACAAGTACCAGGTGGGCCTGCGCGATGAGAGCGAGGAGCGCCGCGAGGAGCTCAAGGAGCACGCCTTCGACCTGCTCTACGACCTGTACGACAACGAGACCCAGTACACCGAGGACATCTACGATCCGCTGGGGTGGACCGAGGACGTCAAGCGCTTCCTGCGCTACAACGCGAACAAGGCGCTGAATAACCTGGGCTACGAGGGTCTCTTCCCGGCCGACGAGACTCGCGTGTCCCCGGCGATCCTCGCCTCCCTGGCACCGAACGCGGACGAGAACCACGACTTCTTCTCCGGATCCGGCTCCTCCTACGTCATCGGCAAGGCGGAGGACACCCAGGACGACGACTGGGACTTCTAA
- a CDS encoding HNH endonuclease signature motif containing protein, with protein MTEFRSLVCTVATVDSLKGFDREFALDAGLDPARVRDWEHAHEVYFGSTSSPQKQRLALEAARRNELSIDELCLIERSLKPIKHGRTKAKLRKAALELKGRYRDFARQLKSIIPKKPADPPKDSIWFSSSRNGKRRMVVHAPERFLADVEHFLRQGHPEGKAMSQHMLERFIAFVRGKLDPSAGSPSAGSPSAGSPSAGSPGAGSPGAGSPGAGSPGAGSPGAGSPGAGSPGGGIPQAVPRPLLLIPLPAWVKIQSGDGDDVTLGLTDGTTMTGAEFLNSTAATAENHLEAAVFHPQEGPVNLYRTERLANRKQRDLARATNPICPLPGCRHGADQCQIHHITAWKHGGETNMNNLAPLCSYHNGTNDDDPDINVRGRIVRQGGAPIWRSPRGYLVANQLHPYGAMATLFGANVDKQKAPVG; from the coding sequence ATGACAGAATTCCGATCCCTGGTTTGTACCGTTGCCACGGTCGATTCCCTCAAGGGCTTCGATCGGGAGTTCGCTCTCGATGCCGGCCTCGACCCCGCCCGGGTCCGAGACTGGGAGCACGCCCACGAGGTGTACTTCGGCTCCACTTCATCACCGCAAAAGCAGCGCCTCGCCCTTGAAGCAGCGAGGCGAAATGAATTGTCGATCGATGAGCTTTGCCTGATCGAGCGCAGCCTGAAACCCATCAAGCATGGACGCACAAAAGCGAAGCTCCGCAAAGCGGCGCTGGAGCTGAAGGGGCGTTACCGCGACTTCGCGCGCCAGCTGAAGAGCATCATTCCGAAGAAGCCCGCGGATCCGCCGAAGGATTCGATCTGGTTCTCCAGCTCGCGCAACGGCAAGCGCCGCATGGTGGTGCACGCGCCGGAGCGCTTCCTCGCCGACGTCGAACACTTCCTCCGCCAAGGACACCCCGAGGGCAAGGCCATGTCGCAGCACATGCTTGAGCGGTTCATCGCTTTCGTACGCGGAAAACTCGACCCCAGTGCAGGCAGCCCCAGTGCAGGCAGCCCCAGTGCAGGCAGCCCCAGTGCAGGCAGCCCCGGTGCAGGCAGCCCCGGTGCCGGCAGCCCCGGTGCCGGCAGTCCCGGTGCAGGTAGCCCCGGTGCAGGTAGCCCCGGTGCAGGCAGCCCCGGCGGCGGGATCCCACAGGCTGTGCCGCGGCCGCTTCTGCTCATCCCGCTGCCGGCATGGGTAAAGATTCAGAGCGGCGATGGAGACGATGTAACGCTGGGGCTTACCGACGGCACCACCATGACCGGCGCCGAATTCCTCAACTCCACCGCCGCGACTGCGGAGAACCACCTCGAGGCCGCCGTCTTCCACCCCCAAGAGGGCCCAGTGAACCTCTACCGCACTGAGCGCCTAGCCAACCGGAAGCAGCGCGACCTCGCGCGGGCCACCAACCCGATCTGCCCGCTACCCGGGTGCCGCCACGGCGCGGACCAGTGCCAGATCCACCACATCACCGCGTGGAAGCATGGCGGCGAGACCAACATGAACAACCTGGCGCCGCTGTGCAGCTACCACAACGGCACCAACGACGACGACCCAGACATCAACGTCCGCGGCCGCATCGTGAGGCAGGGCGGCGCGCCAATTTGGCGCTCACCCCGCGGCTACCTCGTGGCAAACCAGCTTCACCCGTACGGTGCGATGGCGACGTTGTTTGGAGCGAACGTCGATAAGCAAAAAGCCCCTGTGGGTTAG
- the serB gene encoding phosphoserine phosphatase SerB — MPAMEVELQEGLKPAVITTSGPDRPGVSAAFFSALARHEVQLLDVEQTNFRGRLMLAALVGMEPHMLSEIERDLRVGLWEFGQRVTIETGVESGSVSRPSSTHVVVALGNPITAAAVSKLGGILAAYGANINVIRGIAQYPVTGLEFRVTIPNYTPGDGQEIRKSLAKLSAELGIDLAMEHAGLHRRAKRLVCFDCDSTLITGEVIEMLAAHAGKEAEVAEVTERAMRGELDFEESLRERVKTLAGLDASVIDEVAAAIELTPGARTTIRTLNSMGYRTAVVSGGFIQVLEGLAEELELDYVRANTLEIEDGKLTGRVTGKIVDRQAKADFLAEFAADSGLTMNQTVAVGDGANDIDMLSRAGLGIAFNAKPALKEVADASVNHPFLDEVLYILGIPREEIDHANSSAGIDGRVPLP, encoded by the coding sequence ATGCCCGCCATGGAGGTTGAACTGCAAGAAGGCTTGAAACCGGCCGTGATTACGACGTCTGGGCCGGATCGCCCGGGTGTCTCCGCCGCGTTCTTTTCGGCGTTGGCGCGCCACGAGGTGCAGCTGCTGGATGTGGAGCAAACGAACTTCCGCGGCCGCCTCATGCTCGCAGCGCTTGTGGGCATGGAGCCGCACATGCTCAGCGAGATTGAGCGGGATCTTCGCGTAGGCCTGTGGGAGTTTGGCCAGCGCGTCACCATCGAGACTGGCGTCGAGTCCGGCTCCGTTTCCCGCCCGAGCTCCACGCACGTGGTGGTCGCGCTGGGCAACCCGATTACCGCGGCAGCGGTGTCCAAACTGGGCGGGATCCTCGCGGCCTACGGTGCGAACATCAACGTGATCCGCGGCATTGCGCAGTACCCGGTAACGGGCCTGGAGTTTCGCGTCACCATCCCGAATTACACCCCGGGCGACGGTCAGGAGATCCGCAAGTCGCTGGCAAAGCTTTCCGCCGAGCTGGGCATCGACCTCGCGATGGAGCACGCGGGCCTGCACCGTCGCGCCAAGCGCTTGGTGTGCTTCGACTGCGACTCGACGCTGATCACCGGCGAGGTCATCGAGATGCTGGCCGCGCACGCAGGCAAGGAGGCGGAAGTCGCGGAGGTCACCGAGCGCGCGATGCGCGGCGAGCTCGACTTCGAGGAGTCCCTCCGCGAACGCGTGAAAACCCTCGCCGGGCTCGACGCTTCCGTGATCGACGAGGTTGCCGCCGCCATCGAGCTCACCCCCGGCGCGCGCACGACGATCCGCACGCTCAACTCCATGGGATACCGCACCGCGGTCGTGTCCGGCGGTTTCATCCAGGTCCTCGAGGGCCTTGCTGAAGAGCTCGAGCTCGATTACGTCCGCGCGAACACGCTGGAGATCGAGGACGGCAAGTTGACAGGCCGGGTGACGGGGAAGATCGTCGATAGGCAAGCGAAGGCGGATTTCCTCGCCGAGTTCGCTGCCGATTCCGGCTTGACCATGAACCAGACGGTGGCTGTGGGCGACGGCGCCAACGACATCGACATGCTCTCGCGCGCCGGCCTGGGCATCGCGTTCAACGCAAAACCGGCGCTGAAGGAGGTCGCGGACGCGTCGGTGAACCACCCGTTCCTCGACGAGGTGCTGTACATCCTCGGCATTCCACGCGAGGAAATCGACCACGCGAACAGCAGCGCCGGCATCGACGGCCGCGTGCCCCTGCCGTGA
- a CDS encoding DUF2017 domain-containing protein yields the protein MQEWRRKKGLMRSGVKFSTRFDPLERELIGDLTATVSEALIARAQSAPRDEFAEMLGVSTGHTEAPTDPKLARLLPDFEREGDEEFDGDNGLLRSLHENDIIKAKLMNLQVINEKLGPTGGVDVTVDEAEAQQFVAALNDMRLFVSEETGGGEQAEQHRAILMDWLAACQDSLLQAMLD from the coding sequence ATGCAGGAGTGGCGCCGCAAGAAAGGCCTGATGCGGTCGGGCGTGAAGTTTTCCACGCGCTTCGATCCGCTGGAGCGCGAGTTGATCGGGGACCTCACGGCGACGGTGTCGGAGGCGCTGATCGCCCGCGCGCAGTCCGCCCCGCGCGATGAGTTCGCGGAGATGTTGGGCGTGTCCACCGGCCACACGGAGGCGCCGACGGATCCGAAGCTGGCCCGCCTGCTGCCGGACTTCGAGCGCGAGGGCGACGAGGAGTTCGACGGGGACAACGGCCTGCTGCGTTCCCTCCACGAGAACGACATCATCAAGGCCAAGCTGATGAACCTGCAGGTGATCAATGAGAAGCTCGGCCCCACCGGGGGCGTGGACGTGACGGTGGATGAGGCGGAGGCGCAGCAATTCGTCGCCGCGCTCAACGACATGCGCCTTTTCGTCTCTGAGGAGACCGGCGGCGGCGAGCAGGCTGAGCAGCACCGCGCCATCCTCATGGACTGGCTCGCCGCGTGCCAGGACTCGCTGCTTCAGGCAATGCTGGACTAG